From Sceloporus undulatus isolate JIND9_A2432 ecotype Alabama chromosome 6, SceUnd_v1.1, whole genome shotgun sequence, one genomic window encodes:
- the FANCD2OS gene encoding FANCD2 opposite strand protein, which yields MASGYQLWAPWSPLDESLQWLRGAVPRPTSTKHPFRGGHSPATTTDLEEQLCFQGLNLVLEPSLKTGARQLPAPGVAGETKGCSGPIHKPQAVRLTGLDSVFGHLVTAQPPHWTGSLRVSERSAFCQVISPQQRRPHGFREPQVRMAMAMCRQMLRAILLLYATYKKCAFALQHSR from the coding sequence ATGGCCAGTGGGTACCAGCTTTGGGCACCCTGGTCCCCACTGGATGAGTCCCTGCAGTGGCTGCGGGGTGCCGTGCCCAGACCCACCAGCACTAAACACCCTTTCCGAGGTGGGCACAGTCCAGCAACTACTACTGACCTGGAGGAGCAGCTGTGTTTTCAGGGGCTCAATCTGGTGCTGGAGCCCAGTTTGAAGACCGGAGCCAGGCAACTGCCAGCCCCTGGGGTAGCTGGAGAGACCAAGGGGTGCAGTGGGCCTATACACAAGCCCCAGGCTGTGAGACTTACAGGACTCGACTCTGTCTTTGGGCACCTTGTGACGGCACAGCCTCCCCACTGGACAGGCTCACTGAGGGTTTCAGAGCGCTCAGCTTTTTGTCAAGTCATAAGCCCCCAGCAGCGCAGGCCCCATGGATTCAGGGAACCACAAGTGCGCATGGCGATGGCCATGTGCCGCCAAATGCTGCGTGCCATTCTCCTGCTTTATGCCACATATAAGAAGTGTGCCTTTGCTCTCCAACATTCCCGCTAA